In Pseudomonas sp. ADAK18, a single window of DNA contains:
- a CDS encoding sugar ABC transporter permease yields MMQVKQLFTRYKILALFLAVALIWLFFSWQTEGGFLTPRNLSNLLRQMSITGILACGMVLVIISGEIDLSVGSMLGLLGGVAAILDVVYHVPLPLNLAIVALCGLLIGLGNGYMTAYLRIPSFIVGLGGMLAFRGVLLGITGGTTIAPVSAELVYVGQGYLPTLAGVILGVLLFGLTLFLTWRQRRNRALHGLAVPSMLRDTVRVVLIGLVLAGFVYTLNSYDGIPVPVLLLLVLLGVFSYVTSQTVFGRRIYSVGSNMEATRLSGINVQAVKLWIFGIMGVMCALAGLVNTARLAAGSPSAGNMGELDAIAACFIGGTSMRGGSGTVYGALLGALVISSLDNGMSMLDVDSYWQMIVKGSILVLAVWVDVSTRSSRR; encoded by the coding sequence ATGATGCAGGTCAAACAGCTATTCACGCGCTACAAAATACTCGCCTTGTTTCTCGCCGTTGCCCTGATCTGGCTGTTTTTCAGTTGGCAGACCGAAGGTGGCTTCCTGACGCCACGCAACTTGTCGAACCTGCTGCGGCAGATGTCCATCACCGGCATTCTCGCCTGCGGCATGGTGTTGGTGATCATCAGTGGCGAAATCGACCTCTCGGTGGGCTCGATGTTGGGCTTGCTCGGCGGCGTCGCGGCTATTCTCGATGTGGTCTACCACGTGCCACTGCCGCTCAACCTCGCCATCGTTGCGCTCTGCGGCTTGCTGATTGGCCTGGGCAACGGCTACATGACCGCGTACCTGCGCATCCCTTCGTTCATCGTGGGCCTGGGCGGGATGTTGGCGTTTCGCGGCGTGCTGCTGGGCATCACTGGCGGTACCACGATTGCGCCAGTGTCGGCCGAGCTGGTTTACGTCGGCCAAGGCTACCTGCCGACGCTGGCCGGGGTGATTCTGGGTGTGTTGCTGTTCGGGTTGACCTTGTTTTTGACCTGGCGCCAACGCCGCAACCGCGCCTTACATGGCTTGGCGGTGCCGTCGATGCTGCGCGACACCGTACGCGTAGTGTTGATCGGCCTGGTGCTGGCGGGCTTCGTCTACACCCTCAACAGCTACGATGGCATTCCCGTGCCCGTACTGCTTCTGCTGGTGCTGCTCGGTGTCTTCAGCTACGTGACCAGCCAAACCGTGTTCGGCCGACGCATCTACTCGGTGGGCAGCAACATGGAAGCCACGCGCCTGTCCGGTATCAACGTGCAGGCAGTCAAACTGTGGATCTTCGGCATCATGGGCGTGATGTGCGCTCTCGCCGGCCTGGTCAATACCGCACGCCTGGCTGCCGGCTCACCCTCCGCCGGCAACATGGGCGAACTGGACGCCATCGCTGCCTGCTTCATCGGCGGCACCTCCATGCGCGGTGGTTCGGGCACTGTCTACGGCGCACTGCTCGGAGCGCTGGTGATCAGCAGCCTGGACAACGGCATGTCGATGCTCGACGTCGACAGCTACTGGCAGATGATCGTCAAGGGCAGCATTTTGGTTCTTGCTGTCTGGGTGGATGTCAGCACCCGCAGTAGCCGTCGCTGA
- a CDS encoding carboxypeptidase regulatory-like domain-containing protein, producing the protein MKSLRLLAFSGAALVVLSGFPAMVSHATSSEPIDTSAVQLEQQQQNGIAYLSGGIGLDESRAIQQAKGYTLHLTFSTGPGNEYVPDVDIAIQNMQGHSLLTLSKVGPIVYVQLAPGKYVIVGTRNGHEHRSVVELKGGAVQDLNLHWNDAK; encoded by the coding sequence ATGAAGTCCTTACGCTTACTTGCGTTTTCTGGAGCCGCCCTGGTCGTGCTGTCGGGGTTCCCTGCAATGGTATCGCACGCTACCAGCAGTGAGCCGATCGATACGTCAGCCGTGCAACTTGAGCAGCAACAGCAAAACGGTATTGCCTATCTGTCCGGTGGTATTGGTCTGGACGAGTCGCGAGCCATTCAGCAGGCCAAGGGATACACCCTCCACCTGACCTTTTCCACCGGTCCAGGTAATGAATACGTGCCTGATGTCGATATCGCGATTCAGAATATGCAGGGGCACTCACTGCTGACGCTGAGCAAGGTCGGCCCCATTGTCTACGTTCAGTTAGCACCCGGAAAGTATGTGATTGTCGGGACTCGCAATGGTCACGAACATCGGAGTGTCGTTGAACTTAAAGGCGGGGCTGTTCAGGATCTGAATCTGCACTGGAACGATGCCAAATAA
- the xylA gene encoding xylose isomerase — translation MPYFPAVEKIRYEGPNSDSALAFRHYDANKIILGKPMREHLRMAACYWHNFVWPGSDMFGSGTFLRPWQQPGDAMQMARGKAEAAFEFFSKLGIDYYSFHDTDVAPEGSSLKEYRNNFAQMVDQLERHQEETGIQLLWGTANCFSNPRFAAGAASNPNPEVFAYAAAQVFSAMNATQRLKGSSYVLWGGREGYETLLNTDLKREREQLGRFMRMVVEHKYKIGFTGELFIEPKPQEPTKHQYDYDSATVYGFLHQFGLEKEIKVNIEANHATLAGHSFHHEIATAASLGIFGSIDANRGDPQNGWDTDQFPNSVEELTLITYEVLKAGGFKGGGYNFDSKVRRQSLDEVDLFYGHVAAMDVLALSLERAATMLQDDALERFKTQRYAGWDQSLGQAVLGGDFSLESLAEHAFSHELNPQAVSGRQEMLEGVVNRFIYP, via the coding sequence ATGCCCTACTTTCCCGCTGTCGAAAAAATCCGCTATGAAGGTCCCAATAGCGACTCTGCCCTGGCCTTTCGTCATTACGATGCCAACAAGATCATCCTCGGCAAGCCAATGCGCGAACACCTGCGAATGGCCGCCTGTTACTGGCACAACTTCGTCTGGCCAGGCAGCGACATGTTCGGCTCAGGCACCTTCCTGCGTCCGTGGCAACAACCCGGGGATGCGATGCAAATGGCGCGAGGCAAGGCCGAAGCGGCGTTCGAGTTCTTCTCCAAGCTGGGTATCGACTACTACAGTTTTCATGACACCGATGTCGCCCCTGAAGGCTCAAGCCTGAAGGAGTACCGCAACAACTTCGCGCAAATGGTCGATCAACTTGAACGCCATCAGGAAGAGACCGGCATCCAGTTGTTATGGGGCACGGCCAACTGCTTCAGCAACCCACGCTTTGCCGCCGGCGCCGCCAGCAATCCGAACCCGGAAGTGTTTGCCTATGCGGCAGCGCAGGTGTTCAGCGCAATGAACGCCACCCAGCGCCTCAAGGGTTCCAGCTATGTACTGTGGGGCGGTCGCGAAGGGTACGAGACCCTGCTCAATACCGACCTCAAGCGCGAGCGCGAGCAACTCGGGCGTTTCATGCGCATGGTGGTCGAGCATAAATACAAAATCGGCTTCACTGGCGAGCTGTTTATCGAGCCCAAGCCACAGGAGCCGACCAAGCACCAATATGACTACGACAGCGCCACCGTGTATGGCTTCCTCCACCAGTTCGGCCTGGAGAAAGAAATCAAGGTCAATATCGAAGCCAACCACGCCACACTGGCCGGCCACAGCTTTCACCACGAAATCGCCACCGCCGCTTCGCTCGGCATCTTCGGCAGCATCGACGCCAACCGCGGCGACCCGCAGAACGGCTGGGACACCGACCAGTTCCCCAACAGTGTCGAAGAGCTGACGCTGATCACCTACGAGGTGCTCAAGGCCGGTGGGTTCAAAGGAGGCGGCTACAACTTTGACTCTAAAGTGCGCCGTCAAAGCCTCGACGAAGTGGACCTGTTCTACGGCCACGTTGCGGCGATGGATGTACTCGCGCTGTCACTGGAACGCGCGGCGACCATGCTCCAGGACGACGCCCTCGAGCGCTTCAAGACCCAGCGCTATGCAGGTTGGGACCAATCGCTGGGACAGGCCGTGCTCGGAGGCGATTTCAGCCTGGAGTCGCTGGCCGAACATGCTTTCAGCCATGAGCTGAACCCACAAGCGGTGAGTGGCCGCCAAGAGATGCTCGAAGGCGTGGTGAACCGCTTCATCTACCCATAA
- a CDS encoding GFA family protein, translated as MDRYTGGCLCGDVRIEATGAPYRVGLCHCLECRKHHGALFHASAVFPQDAVTINGATRDYAGRFFCPRCGSSVFARTDDEIEVNLGSLDAPNQLIPTYESWIVRRESWLPPFPLIRRYEGDRDATGRLEE; from the coding sequence ATGGACCGATACACGGGCGGCTGCCTGTGCGGCGACGTCCGGATTGAGGCGACGGGGGCTCCCTACCGGGTCGGTCTTTGTCACTGCCTTGAGTGCCGCAAGCATCATGGGGCGCTTTTTCACGCGTCTGCGGTGTTTCCGCAGGACGCGGTGACGATCAATGGCGCAACACGTGACTACGCCGGACGGTTTTTCTGTCCCCGCTGCGGCTCGTCCGTTTTCGCCCGCACCGACGATGAAATCGAAGTGAACCTGGGATCTCTGGATGCCCCGAACCAACTGATACCAACCTACGAAAGCTGGATCGTCCGTCGCGAATCCTGGTTGCCGCCGTTTCCGCTCATCAGGCGATACGAGGGCGATCGTGACGCTACGGGGCGCTTGGAGGAGTAG
- a CDS encoding prolyl oligopeptidase family protein, which yields MPFTSKTSLTASAEDPYLWLEDVEGTEALNWVRAQNANTQGRLTQSDTFKQTESELLAVLDSDVKIPYVQKIGTHYYNFWTDATHQRGLWRRTTLDEFRKPEPKWETVLDIDALNLAEDENWVWGGADCLPPDYRHCLITLSRGGADAHVVREFDLVDKQWVKNGFQLPESKGGTSWIDVDTLYVFTDFGEGTLTRSGYPRIVKQWTRGTPLSAASLVYEGQPEDQYVYAVHDHTPGYERDFVSRALAFYSDELYLRSKDGKLTRIDAPDSANKSVHKDWLLLELRDDWDLGTVYASGSLLAIRLDDFLAGQRHFETLFTPTNSTSLVDSTWTRNHLVLNVLDDVKNSLSVLTPSETGFKRSGFDGVPDVGSVDVYAVDPDESDAVWLNTTDFLTPASLSLAEIGHLPHVLKTMPTFFDSSTMLAEQHFATSADGTRVPYFLVRPKALQADGTTPTLLYGYGGFEVSLTPYYSGGLGRAWLSKGGVYVVANIRGGGEYGPLWHQAALKENRPRAYEDFAAVAQDLINRRVTSPQHLGVQGASNGGLLTGNMLTQYPQLFGAVVVQVPLLDMKRYSHLLAGASWMAEYGDPDQPHEWAYIQKFSPYHLFDSSKVYPPVLFLTSTRDDRVHPGHARKMAAKMIEAGKDVTYYENIEGGHGGAATNAQSANMDALVYQFLWEHLKKN from the coding sequence ATGCCCTTTACCTCCAAAACCAGTCTCACCGCCTCGGCAGAGGATCCCTATCTGTGGCTTGAAGACGTTGAGGGCACCGAGGCCCTGAACTGGGTACGCGCCCAGAATGCCAACACCCAAGGCCGTCTTACACAGTCCGATACCTTTAAACAAACCGAGTCCGAGCTACTGGCAGTGCTCGATTCGGACGTCAAGATCCCCTATGTGCAGAAAATCGGCACGCACTATTACAACTTCTGGACCGATGCGACTCATCAGCGCGGCCTTTGGCGCCGAACCACGCTGGACGAGTTCCGCAAACCCGAGCCGAAGTGGGAGACAGTGCTCGACATAGATGCCCTGAATTTGGCCGAAGACGAGAACTGGGTCTGGGGCGGCGCCGACTGCCTGCCGCCGGACTACCGTCATTGCCTGATCACACTGTCCCGTGGGGGTGCCGACGCGCATGTCGTTCGTGAGTTCGACCTGGTCGACAAACAGTGGGTAAAAAACGGCTTCCAATTACCCGAGTCCAAGGGCGGAACAAGCTGGATCGACGTGGACACTCTCTACGTCTTCACCGACTTCGGTGAGGGCACGTTGACCCGGTCGGGCTATCCACGCATCGTGAAACAGTGGACACGCGGCACCCCGCTCAGCGCTGCCAGCCTTGTCTACGAAGGCCAGCCTGAAGATCAATATGTCTATGCCGTGCACGATCACACGCCTGGCTATGAGCGTGATTTCGTCAGCCGTGCGCTGGCGTTTTACAGCGACGAACTGTACTTGCGTAGCAAGGACGGCAAACTGACCAGGATCGACGCGCCCGACTCAGCCAACAAGTCAGTACACAAGGACTGGCTGTTGCTGGAGCTGCGCGATGACTGGGACTTGGGGACGGTCTATGCGTCCGGTTCGTTATTGGCGATCAGGCTTGATGACTTCCTCGCAGGCCAGCGCCATTTCGAGACTCTGTTCACGCCAACCAACAGTACTTCACTGGTCGACAGTACCTGGACCAGGAATCACTTGGTACTGAACGTACTTGATGACGTCAAGAACAGCCTCAGCGTACTGACCCCGAGCGAGACTGGATTCAAGCGCAGCGGATTCGACGGGGTACCGGACGTCGGCTCAGTCGATGTCTACGCGGTGGACCCTGACGAGAGCGACGCGGTGTGGCTCAACACCACCGACTTCCTGACCCCGGCGTCTCTGTCTCTGGCCGAGATCGGCCATCTTCCGCATGTGCTGAAGACCATGCCGACGTTCTTCGATTCGAGCACTATGCTCGCCGAACAGCACTTCGCCACCTCCGCCGACGGCACCCGAGTGCCGTACTTCCTGGTACGCCCAAAGGCTCTGCAAGCGGACGGCACCACGCCTACCCTGCTCTACGGTTATGGCGGCTTTGAGGTCTCCCTGACGCCTTACTACTCTGGTGGCCTGGGCCGTGCATGGCTATCGAAGGGCGGCGTCTACGTGGTTGCCAATATCCGTGGTGGGGGCGAATACGGTCCGCTCTGGCATCAGGCGGCACTGAAAGAAAACCGTCCACGCGCCTACGAAGATTTCGCGGCTGTCGCACAGGACCTGATCAATCGCAGAGTCACGTCGCCCCAGCACCTGGGTGTGCAAGGCGCAAGCAACGGCGGGCTGCTGACCGGCAATATGCTGACCCAGTATCCGCAGCTTTTCGGTGCGGTCGTGGTTCAGGTGCCATTACTCGATATGAAGCGCTATAGCCACCTGTTGGCGGGTGCCTCGTGGATGGCCGAATATGGCGATCCGGATCAGCCACACGAGTGGGCCTACATCCAGAAGTTCTCGCCGTACCATTTGTTCGATTCGAGCAAGGTCTATCCGCCAGTGCTCTTCCTGACTTCCACACGCGATGACCGTGTGCATCCGGGGCATGCCCGCAAGATGGCAGCGAAGATGATTGAAGCCGGGAAAGACGTGACCTACTACGAGAACATCGAAGGCGGACACGGCGGCGCTGCGACTAACGCCCAGTCAGCGAACATGGATGCCCTGGTTTATCAGTTTTTGTGGGAGCACCTGAAAAAGAACTGA
- a CDS encoding VOC family protein, whose protein sequence is MISKNTICLWYEGTALDAATFYARTFPDSVVGAVHHAPGEYPAGQEGDVLMVEFTIMGIPCLGLNGGPVFKHNEAFSFQVATDDQAETDRLWNAIVDNGGQESACGWCKDKWGLSWQITPRVLMAAITSPDRAASKRAFDAMMEMGKIDIAKIEAALAS, encoded by the coding sequence ATGATCAGCAAGAACACTATTTGTCTCTGGTATGAGGGTACCGCGTTGGATGCGGCGACCTTCTATGCTCGTACCTTTCCCGACAGCGTCGTGGGCGCCGTTCATCACGCGCCTGGCGAGTATCCGGCGGGCCAGGAGGGCGATGTATTGATGGTCGAGTTCACAATCATGGGCATCCCTTGCCTCGGGTTGAACGGCGGGCCGGTGTTCAAGCACAACGAGGCGTTCTCGTTCCAGGTCGCAACCGACGACCAGGCTGAAACAGACCGCTTGTGGAATGCGATTGTCGACAACGGTGGTCAAGAGAGCGCCTGCGGCTGGTGCAAGGACAAGTGGGGGCTGTCGTGGCAGATCACGCCGCGCGTCCTAATGGCAGCAATAACCAGCCCGGATCGAGCGGCCTCCAAACGCGCCTTCGATGCCATGATGGAAATGGGAAAGATCGATATCGCTAAGATCGAAGCGGCCCTGGCGTCGTAG
- a CDS encoding DNA-binding transcriptional regulator yields the protein MKTVPPAHRIALLFNGNKIYDRGIITGIGNYLSSTRVSWDLFLEEDFVYRLKGIERWHGDGIIADFDDPAMGPALAGIHLPVVAVGGSYEDERAYPQHIPYVATDNFALIKLAYEHLIEAGLTRFACFSLPEAAINRWAQEREKAFRRLLQRDGLPVEIYRGLGTSAPLWDTAVEQQIAWLHSLPKPIGIIAVSDARARQLLQACLTAGIPVPEQVALIGIDNDPLTRTLTRVPLSSVMQGTEKMGRTAARLLHQMLHGMPSAGSQILVPPEAVNVQTSSLHQPLGHPYVMQALHFIRQYACQGIKTAQVASYVGVSRSSLEAHFRSELNRSVHDEILRFKLTAAVASLTNSGSGIADIAYDCGFKSAQYLHTVFKREFGCTPREYQVGRGGG from the coding sequence GTGAAAACCGTCCCGCCCGCGCACCGGATCGCCCTGCTGTTCAACGGCAACAAGATTTACGACCGCGGCATCATCACCGGGATCGGCAACTACTTGAGCAGCACGCGGGTGTCGTGGGATTTGTTTCTTGAAGAAGATTTCGTTTACCGGCTGAAGGGGATCGAGCGCTGGCACGGCGACGGTATCATTGCCGACTTCGACGACCCGGCGATGGGCCCGGCGCTGGCGGGCATCCATTTACCGGTGGTGGCGGTGGGCGGGTCTTATGAAGATGAACGCGCTTACCCACAGCATATTCCTTACGTGGCCACCGACAATTTCGCCCTGATCAAGCTGGCGTATGAACACTTGATCGAGGCGGGGTTGACGCGCTTTGCCTGTTTCAGCCTCCCCGAAGCGGCTATCAATCGCTGGGCCCAGGAGCGGGAAAAAGCCTTTCGTCGACTGCTCCAGCGCGATGGCCTGCCAGTGGAGATCTATCGCGGGCTGGGCACTAGCGCACCACTATGGGATACGGCAGTTGAGCAGCAGATCGCCTGGTTGCACAGCCTGCCCAAACCGATCGGCATCATTGCGGTCAGTGACGCCCGTGCTCGTCAGTTGCTGCAAGCCTGCCTGACGGCTGGCATCCCGGTGCCGGAACAAGTTGCCCTGATCGGCATCGACAATGACCCACTGACCCGCACACTGACTCGCGTGCCACTCAGCTCCGTGATGCAGGGCACCGAAAAAATGGGCCGCACCGCTGCGCGTTTGCTCCATCAAATGTTGCACGGCATGCCCTCGGCAGGCAGTCAGATCCTGGTGCCGCCGGAAGCGGTCAACGTGCAGACCTCAAGCCTGCATCAACCTTTGGGTCATCCCTACGTCATGCAAGCGCTGCACTTCATTCGCCAATACGCCTGCCAAGGCATCAAAACCGCCCAGGTCGCCAGTTATGTCGGCGTCTCGCGTTCCTCGCTTGAGGCACATTTTCGCAGCGAACTTAACCGCAGCGTCCACGACGAAATCCTGCGCTTCAAACTTACTGCGGCGGTTGCCAGCCTGACAAATAGCGGCTCAGGTATTGCCGATATTGCCTATGACTGCGGGTTCAAGTCGGCGCAGTACCTGCATACGGTGTTCAAGCGCGAGTTTGGGTGTACGCCGAGGGAGTATCAGGTGGGGCGAGGAGGGGGGTAG
- the xylG gene encoding D-xylose ABC transporter ATP-binding protein, producing the protein MSDYLLEMNNIVKAFDGVKALNGIDIRIKPGECVGLCGENGAGKSTLMKVLSAVYPCDTWEGEILWDGKPLRANSIAETEAAGIVIIHQELTLVPDLSVAENIFMGHELTLPGARMNYPAMMHRAEALMRELNVPDMNVALPVSQYGGGYQQLVEIAKALNKKARLLILDEPSSALTRSEIDVLLDIIRTLKAKGVACVYISHKLDEVSAICDTISVIRDGKHIATTAMADMDVSRIITQMVGREMSNLYPTEPHEIGEVVFEARHITCYDVDNPSRKRVDDISFTLRRGEILGVAGLVGAGRTELVSALFGSYPGRYEGEVWLDGKPIDTRTPLKSIRAGLCMVPEDRKRQGIVPDLSVGQNITLAVLDNFSHLTRIDAEAELGSIQQQIQRMHLKTATPFLPITSLSGGNQQKAVLAKMLLTQPRVLILDEPTRGVDVGAKYEIYKLMGALAAEGVSIIMVSSELAEVLGVSDRVLVIGEGQLRGDFINHELTQEQVLAAALSQPNGHDHTDRKSA; encoded by the coding sequence ATGTCCGACTATTTGCTTGAAATGAACAACATCGTCAAAGCCTTCGATGGCGTCAAAGCGCTAAATGGTATCGATATCAGGATCAAGCCTGGCGAATGCGTTGGCCTGTGTGGCGAGAACGGGGCCGGCAAATCGACCCTGATGAAAGTACTGTCGGCCGTCTATCCATGCGACACCTGGGAGGGTGAAATCCTCTGGGACGGCAAGCCGTTGCGGGCAAACTCTATTGCCGAAACCGAAGCGGCCGGCATCGTCATCATCCACCAGGAGTTGACGCTGGTGCCCGACCTCAGCGTTGCGGAAAACATCTTCATGGGGCACGAATTGACACTGCCCGGCGCACGCATGAACTACCCCGCCATGATGCACCGTGCCGAAGCGCTGATGCGCGAACTGAACGTGCCCGACATGAACGTCGCCCTGCCCGTTTCGCAATACGGTGGCGGCTACCAGCAACTCGTGGAAATCGCCAAGGCGCTGAACAAGAAGGCGCGCCTGCTCATCCTCGACGAACCCTCATCGGCGCTGACCCGCTCGGAAATCGATGTGCTGCTGGACATCATCCGCACACTCAAAGCCAAGGGCGTCGCCTGCGTCTACATCTCACACAAGCTCGATGAAGTGTCGGCGATCTGCGACACCATTTCGGTGATCCGCGATGGCAAACACATCGCCACCACCGCCATGGCCGACATGGATGTGTCCCGCATCATCACCCAGATGGTCGGCCGTGAGATGAGCAATTTATATCCCACCGAACCCCATGAGATCGGCGAGGTGGTGTTCGAGGCACGTCACATCACTTGCTACGATGTCGACAACCCAAGCCGCAAGCGGGTGGACGATATCTCGTTCACCCTGCGGCGCGGCGAAATCCTCGGCGTCGCCGGGCTGGTCGGTGCCGGCCGCACGGAGCTGGTGTCAGCGCTGTTTGGTTCCTACCCCGGCCGCTACGAAGGCGAAGTCTGGCTGGATGGCAAACCCATCGACACCCGCACACCGCTGAAGTCCATTCGCGCCGGTTTGTGCATGGTTCCCGAAGACCGCAAACGCCAGGGCATCGTCCCGGACCTGAGCGTCGGGCAGAACATCACGCTCGCGGTACTGGATAATTTTTCCCACCTCACGCGCATCGACGCCGAAGCGGAACTGGGCAGCATCCAGCAGCAAATCCAGCGCATGCACCTGAAGACGGCGACCCCTTTCCTGCCCATCACCAGCCTCTCCGGAGGCAACCAGCAGAAAGCCGTACTGGCCAAAATGCTGCTGACCCAACCTCGCGTGCTGATCCTCGACGAACCCACCCGCGGTGTGGATGTGGGCGCCAAATACGAGATTTATAAATTGATGGGGGCACTGGCCGCCGAAGGCGTGTCAATCATCATGGTGTCATCGGAGTTGGCCGAGGTCCTGGGCGTCTCTGACCGAGTGCTGGTGATCGGCGAAGGGCAGCTGCGCGGCGATTTTATCAACCATGAACTGACCCAGGAGCAGGTGCTCGCCGCAGCACTTAGCCAGCCGAACGGGCATGACCATACTGATCGGAAGTCTGCGTAA
- the xylF gene encoding D-xylose ABC transporter substrate-binding protein: MKHLKTVVLTSVLALLSNSAMADAAHPKIGFSIDDLRLERWARDRDYFTAAAEQLGAKVYVQSADANEQRQISQIENLISRGVDVIVIVPFNATVLNNVVAEAKKAGVKVLSYDRLILNADIDAYISFDNEKVGEMQAQGVLNAQPKGNYFLLGGAPTDNNAKILRQGQMKVLQPSIDKGDIKIVGQQWVKEWNPTEALSIVENALTANNNKIDGIVASNDATAGGAIQALAAQKLAGKVPVSGQDADLAAIKRVIAGTQTMTVYKPLKLLATEAAKLSVQLVRNEKPAYNSQYDNGSKQVESILLKPTPLTKDNINVLEEDGFYTKAQIAGQ; the protein is encoded by the coding sequence ATGAAACACCTGAAAACCGTTGTACTCACCAGCGTTCTGGCACTGCTGTCCAACTCGGCCATGGCCGATGCGGCTCATCCGAAAATCGGCTTTTCCATCGACGACTTGCGTCTCGAACGCTGGGCGCGTGACCGTGACTACTTCACTGCGGCCGCCGAACAATTGGGCGCCAAGGTTTATGTGCAATCGGCTGATGCCAATGAACAGCGCCAGATCTCCCAAATCGAAAACCTGATCTCCCGCGGCGTCGATGTGATTGTCATCGTGCCGTTCAATGCCACGGTATTGAATAACGTCGTTGCCGAAGCGAAAAAAGCGGGCGTCAAAGTGCTGTCCTACGACCGGCTGATCCTGAATGCCGATATCGATGCCTATATTTCCTTCGATAACGAAAAAGTCGGCGAAATGCAGGCCCAAGGCGTGTTGAATGCCCAGCCTAAAGGTAACTACTTCCTGCTCGGCGGCGCACCGACTGACAACAACGCGAAGATCCTGCGTCAAGGCCAAATGAAAGTGCTGCAGCCTTCGATCGACAAAGGCGACATCAAAATCGTCGGCCAGCAATGGGTCAAGGAATGGAACCCGACCGAAGCGCTGAGCATCGTCGAGAACGCCTTGACCGCTAACAACAACAAAATCGACGGCATCGTGGCCTCTAACGACGCCACTGCAGGCGGTGCGATTCAAGCCCTCGCCGCGCAAAAACTCGCGGGTAAAGTACCGGTTTCAGGGCAAGACGCCGACCTCGCGGCGATCAAGCGCGTCATCGCCGGCACCCAGACCATGACGGTCTACAAACCACTGAAGTTGCTAGCCACCGAGGCTGCCAAGCTGTCGGTGCAACTGGTGCGTAACGAGAAACCCGCCTACAACTCACAGTACGACAACGGCAGCAAACAGGTCGAAAGCATCCTGCTCAAACCAACGCCACTGACCAAAGACAACATCAACGTGCTGGAAGAAGACGGGTTCTATACCAAAGCGCAAATCGCCGGGCAGTAA